From the Bradyrhizobium ontarionense genome, the window GCTTGTCCGGTATCCTGCGTCATCCAACCGTGTTGGCGGCGCTCGATCCGCGTTACGGTCTCGTCTATCTCTTCGGCCATGGGATGACAGGCTTCCTCGTACTGGGCGCCGTCTTCCTGTGCGCCACCGGCGCCGAGGCGCTCTACGCGGACATGGGACATTTCGGCGCCCGTCCGATCCGGTTCGCCTGGTACGGACTCGTGCTGCCGTGCCTGATCCTCAATTACGCTGGCCAGACCGCTGTCGTGGTTGACGGTGCGCTTGGCCAGGAGGCCAATCCCTTCTTCGCGCTGTGCCCGGCCGCGCTGCAACTGCCGCTTGTCGCGCTGGCGACGGTCGCCACCATCATCGCCAGCCAGGCCATCATCAGCGGCGCGTTCTCGATGACGCGGCAGGCGATCCAGCTCGGGCTGTGCCCGCGTCTTCATATCGCGCAGACATCGGCCACCGGCTATGGCCAAATCTATATCGGCTTCGTCAATTGGACGCTGATGGCGTTGACGCTCGGGCTGGCGTTCGGCTTCAAGTCGTCGGACAATCTCGCGGCGGCCTTCGGCATCGCGGTGTCGCTGACCATGCTGCTGACCTCGATTCTGATGTTTCTGACCATGCGCGAGATCTGGAAATGGAGCTTCGCAGCCAGTCTGCTCATTGCCGGTCTCTTTGTCCTGGTGGATCTGAGCTTCGTCAGCGCCAATCTGATGAAGGTGCTGGAAGGAGGCTGGTTTCCCCTCGTCGTCGCCGCGATCATCTTCTTCCTCATGATGACATGGCGGCAGGGCCGGGATCTGCTGCTCAGGAAGCTCGAGCGCGACACGCTGCCGCTCGCGATCTTCATCGCCCAGGTCGGCGCCAAGGCGCGGGTGTCCGGCACCGCGGTCTACATGACCAGCCGGCTCGATGTCGTCCCCGTGCCGCTGCTCCACAATCTGAAGCACAACAAGGTGCTGCACGATCGCATCGTGCTCCTGCACGTCGTCACCGCGAGCACGCCGCGCGTCGCGCCCGATCAGCGCATCGAGGTCGAGCATCTCGGGAGCAATTTCCACACCATGACGCTGCGCTATGGCTTCATGGAGCAGCCGGATATCCCTGAAGCTCTCGATCAATGCCGCGAGCGCGGGCTGACGTTCAACATGATGGAGACGTCGTTCTTCGTCGGACGGGTCAAGATCGTGGCCGAGCGGCGATCGCGCCTCGCCGCCGTTCAGGCCCACCTGTTCGAAATCATGCACCGCAACGCCATGGCGGCCACCGAATTCTTCCGCATCCCTCCGAACCGCGTGATCGAGCTC encodes:
- a CDS encoding potassium transporter Kup; the protein is MMANADTEEPSAVHAPPGLSGGGLGPLMLGALGVVYGDIGTSPLYTMKTALEWAGGADADAALGMLSLIVWTLLITTSIKYVAVVMRADNDGEGGILALMSLLGIKHGERLGVIAIGLIGAALLYGDGAITPAISVLSALEGLKTPLPQITPYIVMLSAIILVGLFVLQAQGTDRIGRLFGPVMIVWFVIIGALGLSGILRHPTVLAALDPRYGLVYLFGHGMTGFLVLGAVFLCATGAEALYADMGHFGARPIRFAWYGLVLPCLILNYAGQTAVVVDGALGQEANPFFALCPAALQLPLVALATVATIIASQAIISGAFSMTRQAIQLGLCPRLHIAQTSATGYGQIYIGFVNWTLMALTLGLAFGFKSSDNLAAAFGIAVSLTMLLTSILMFLTMREIWKWSFAASLLIAGLFVLVDLSFVSANLMKVLEGGWFPLVVAAIIFFLMMTWRQGRDLLLRKLERDTLPLAIFIAQVGAKARVSGTAVYMTSRLDVVPVPLLHNLKHNKVLHDRIVLLHVVTASTPRVAPDQRIEVEHLGSNFHTMTLRYGFMEQPDIPEALDQCRERGLTFNMMETSFFVGRVKIVAERRSRLAAVQAHLFEIMHRNAMAATEFFRIPPNRVIELGGQVEI